The nucleotide sequence ATTCCCGCTTTTTCAATAAGTTGGTTTAAGGATTTCAATAGGTCTTTTTGTTCTAAAAATTCTATTATTGTTTTCGGTTCTATTCTTGGTTCTACTTCTGTAACTTTTATTTTTTCAGTTTTTTCTTCAGTAGAAAATAAAGATTTCCTTTCTTCTAAAAGTTGTATAAATATTGTTTCATCGTGTAATTGTAAAGTCTCATTTACGTCATTATTAGGAAGTTCAATTGTAGATACCTTATAATTTCTAAATTCTTCTGCATATTTCTTAACTGCCTTTCTTCCTGCATCGTCATTATCAAAACAGAAAATAATTTCCTCTAATTCTTTGAGTTCTTGTATCGCTTTTAAAATCTCCTCGTTCAATCCATTCGTCCCAAAACAGCTTATAAGACTGTAATTATCTCTTATCTCTTTTATTTGGAGTAAACTCGCACAATCTATAATTGCTTCCGTTAAAATCAGTTTTTTAGTATCTGATTTCGGGTAGTTCGGATAAATTCCGGAACGATTCTTTAGATAAAAATGTTTGCCGTTTTTGTTCTCTACGATTGCTCTAAAATAAAAGCTTACAATTTCTCCAGATTTATTTTTCAAAGGAAAAGCAATACATTTATTCGCAAAAATACTGTAGCCTTTTTCGCCTGTTCTGTTGTTAATGAGCCCTTTATCTAATAATAAACCAACTTCTAAAGCATTGCTGATTAATTCTTCGCTTTTTCTTTCTCCGTGATGGAACTGACCGCTGTTATAACCAATCTCTAAAATGGAGTTATCCAAATTCCTTTTCTCAATATATTCTTTTGCAGGATTGGAACAATACAACGCTTTCCTAAAATAACTAAAGGTATTTTCTAAAAAAAGGGCAGACCTTTCTCCTGAGAGATTAGTCCGCCCAAGGTTCTCCGCAGTACCTCTAATATTTTTTACTGATAATTGTTCATTGCCAATTAAACTCTCTGCTTTCTTTATCGCTTCGTGTTTTGTGAGTTTCTCATAATCTTCTATAAATTGGATTACATCGCCTGTCTTTCCGCAACTGTGGCATTTGTAAAAGTTCTTTTCTAAATTCACTTGCAGACTCGCTGTTTTGTCTTCGTGATAAAAACAATGGAGCATTTTATTTTTTGGCTGTAAATTGTAATGCTTCAGGACTTCGGATAAACTTAATTGTTGTTTTATGAGAGAGATTTCCATAGAAGAAAATTTTTGAAAAAACTTTGATTAACCTTTTTCGGTCAAAATTAATCTAATCAAATGAATTAACAAAATCTTTTAGTATTTTATTTTATCGTAAAAGGTTTATATATTTGTCTAATACAAACAATACACGGCTATTATTAGCCTTTTAAGATTAATTGTTATGATAACTTTTGGAAAAAAAATAGCATTGCTCCGTAAGGATTTAGGATTAAGCCAAACAGAACTGGCTAAAAATCTTAATACCTCTGTAAGTGTGATTTCACGATATGAAAGAGATGAGATGACACCATCCGTAGACACAGCTAAAAAACTGGCGGAGTTGCTCGGTTCTACTGTCGGTTATTTGCTCGGGGAAACTGACAACGCTAATCTTTTCAAAGATCCTGCAATGTTGCAAAGATTATCCGAACTGGAAAATATGCAAACCGAAGATAAAACCCACATTCTACACGTTCTCGATAACTTTATTAAAGCTGTGAAACTTAAAAATATTGCTGCGCTGTAAAACAAAAACCCTCGCAATTGCGAGGGTTATTTATTGTTGCTCACGGTTTATAAATCCGCGTCATCGGTTTTTTTTTGGTGGTGGAACTAATTCATATTCCTTCATCGGATAAAAATATTTTCTTAAATCCCCTTTTACAATGAGCTCTAAGTTATTTAAATCTTTTATCTTATACATTACTCCTTTTTGATAATCATTACCGCTGTAATATGGCGGAAGTAAATTATCTATTTGAGATTTCATCGTCTTTTCATTTAATATGTTGTATGTTGGTTTATATGGCTCTGTAATTACTATGTTCTTGCCTTTATATTCAATCTTTAAATGCTTTTTTATAGTTGTGGTAGGAGTTAATGTATTTTCATATTTTGTAGACATAACAATTAAAGTATCATACCTACATATTATATAAAAATTCTTATCCTCTTTAGATATATTTTGACTTAAATCCGAAACGCTTTTAAAAACCTTATTCTCGATTTCTTCAGAAGAAAAGTATTTAGCTTCGCTATTTTTAGTGCAAGAAAAGAGCGCAGTTAAAACCATTGTTGCATAAATTATATTTCTCATTTCAAATTTTTTAAATCTATAGTGCTACCCATATTTTTCTTATAAATTTCTTTGTTTAACCAATGATATTTCCAAAAAACACTTTTACCTTCATTAGGAGCGTAGTATAGATAATGTCCTGGATAAGTGGTCTTGCCTCCTGTTCTATAATAGTAATAGTTATCTCCTTGTCTAGATATTCCATAATCACCATTTGTCATACCGTTTATAGGCGACGGTCCATTTACATTCTTATGAGAATGTATTTCAAAAAGTAATTTTGACATTGATTGATTTTGGAAATTAGAGGGCGTTAAATCAGCAATATGCCCTGTAAATAATGTATAGGATGTTTTATTGCCAACTTGAAAGGCATTTAATCCCCATTCTACATTAGAATTTTTGGCAGCAAACATATAAACATTTGCAGCATCATTAGAATTTGTAGTTCTAGCATAATTGATTTTATCAAAACCATTAGCTTTATCAGAAGTTGTTTGAGTTGCTAAATCTCCAATAACAGAGCTATCGGAAGCTTTTGCTTTTTGAACAGTAACGCTTTTGGACGTATCTACATTTCCTTTTTTATCTGTAGCATATAATGTATCGGATTTATCATTGGTTTCTTTGATTAGTTTAACATCTCCGTTTTTAAGAAGTTTGTAATCATTTTCCACCTGCATTCCGTCAGGGTCGTAATTGGAAATTGGATTGCCTAAGACATAGGCGTAAGGTGTGGATTCGTAGTATTTTTCGGAAAGTGGATCGTGTTGTCCCCAAATTACAGCATCCGGCATATACATTCTTGCGCCGTAGTCATACATCCCGGTCTCTTGAAGTTCCTTG is from Epilithonimonas vandammei and encodes:
- a CDS encoding CHC2 zinc finger domain-containing protein, whose amino-acid sequence is MEISLIKQQLSLSEVLKHYNLQPKNKMLHCFYHEDKTASLQVNLEKNFYKCHSCGKTGDVIQFIEDYEKLTKHEAIKKAESLIGNEQLSVKNIRGTAENLGRTNLSGERSALFLENTFSYFRKALYCSNPAKEYIEKRNLDNSILEIGYNSGQFHHGERKSEELISNALEVGLLLDKGLINNRTGEKGYSIFANKCIAFPLKNKSGEIVSFYFRAIVENKNGKHFYLKNRSGIYPNYPKSDTKKLILTEAIIDCASLLQIKEIRDNYSLISCFGTNGLNEEILKAIQELKELEEIIFCFDNDDAGRKAVKKYAEEFRNYKVSTIELPNNDVNETLQLHDETIFIQLLEERKSLFSTEEKTEKIKVTEVEPRIEPKTIIEFLEQKDLLKSLNQLIEKAGIIGEENSRLLLFLITISYLNKSPLHGIVQGSSGSGKTHIISRIADLMPQEDVLRFTRITESSLYNWGEFDLFQKIIIIEDLDGLKEDALYALREFISNQVLRSSVTIKDKKGNNKSSHKIVKGQFSSLSATTKGETYEDNMSRSFLLAVDESKEQTQRIIEYQNRRNAGEIDRNQQEKAIGFVQKLVRNLKYYEVINPFATKLQLPEKVHKIRRLNEMYQAVIKQVTFINQYQREVKNGFLITEIEDIEQATEVLFESIVLKVDELDGSLRQFYERLKKYVKNENQEFILREIRQEFNISKTQMFRYIQALTELDYIKQTGGFSNKGIKYKISYWDNHQKLRTEIKEFLNNQIQQLKNANGTQKER
- a CDS encoding helix-turn-helix domain-containing protein; protein product: MITFGKKIALLRKDLGLSQTELAKNLNTSVSVISRYERDEMTPSVDTAKKLAELLGSTVGYLLGETDNANLFKDPAMLQRLSELENMQTEDKTHILHVLDNFIKAVKLKNIAAL